A genomic stretch from Candidatus Nitrososphaera gargensis Ga9.2 includes:
- a CDS encoding DUF929 family protein encodes MSSFIPKKALGKFMHVTDEPLKRQSGKSLVFFMGAGFCPFCAAERWTIVNALANFGRWEGLVETASAGHDEKYLNIPTFSFARAKYESDYVEFVGRETADRNFEPLQELDEKDFEILDMFNPDQIIPFLLIDGQFMQVGAGYSPQILEGMDHAKVKAELANPASPVGKAIKTEIDNITALICKSIGGKADVCNSENIKNLVGKI; translated from the coding sequence GTGAGCAGCTTTATTCCAAAAAAGGCCCTTGGCAAGTTCATGCATGTCACAGACGAGCCGCTGAAAAGGCAGAGTGGCAAGTCCCTCGTGTTCTTTATGGGTGCCGGCTTTTGCCCGTTCTGCGCGGCAGAGCGATGGACCATTGTGAACGCGCTTGCCAACTTTGGCAGGTGGGAGGGTCTTGTCGAGACTGCAAGCGCAGGTCATGACGAGAAATACCTGAACATCCCCACTTTCAGCTTTGCGCGAGCCAAGTATGAAAGCGATTATGTCGAGTTTGTTGGGCGCGAGACTGCCGACAGGAATTTTGAGCCGCTGCAAGAGCTCGACGAAAAGGACTTTGAGATCCTCGATATGTTCAACCCTGACCAGATTATCCCCTTCCTGCTGATCGATGGGCAGTTCATGCAAGTTGGGGCAGGCTACAGCCCGCAAATTCTGGAAGGCATGGATCATGCCAAAGTCAAGGCCGAGCTTGCAAACCCTGCTTCGCCGGTCGGAAAGGCAATAAAGACAGAGATCGACAATATCACCGCGCTGATCTGCAAGAGCATAGGCGGCAAAGCGGACGTATGCAATTCTGAAAATATCAAAAATCTAGTTGGAAAGATCTAG